cgccttcctcctctccacacctCTTCCTGAGTCCTCGTCCTCTCCACATCTCTTCCTGagtcctcaccctcctcctcctctccacacctcTTCCTGAGtccttgtcctcctcctctccacacctcTTCCCGAGCTATGAGCTGAGCCAAGAGCAGCCAGGCTCCATAAAGACTAGGGAGGGCTGGTGGTGGTGGCTAGCCCACCCCCCCGGCGGTGCTCCATTCCTggggcttctctcctctctcatgtcCCTGTGTGGTCAGAATATCCCAGGCTCCAGGTGTTCCTCACAAGGGGAACTGCTCTGAGGTAAAGGAGCTCCCTCCTCCGGCTCCTGAGgccctctctttctttttcctcTTCTTTCTCTTGTGGACCGTCCAGCAGGCGGCGGCGGTCAGTGTCAGCACCAGGCCAGCTATAAGCAACACTACCGTCACCACTTTGGTCAGGGGCAGGTCATTGTATGTGTAAGTAACAGCCGTGCCCGACACACCGATCACCAACGAGATGATGCCAAAGGGGAAGATGCAGCGATACCAGGACTTCTCCATGCCGCCCGTGGCTTGGGAAAGGCGCTCCAGACTGGATAGGACCTCCGGGACTTTGGGCCCATGGGCTTCCAGCTGGCTCAGGGCCTGATTGTCTTGTCCAGGGGCCAGGGCTCCTGGGGGCTGGGGTGGAGGCTGGCAGGCCAGTTTGCCAGTGGTGCAGCCCATCCTGTCGGACTAACCAGGCCTTcggcagggggagaggaggtggaggctgGAGGTGCAGACCAGGCAGCAGATCTTCCTGGAACTGCCTCTGCCTCAGCTATCTTCTCCTCAGTAGTAGTCAGCACTGGCCTGGAGCAAGAAATAGAGACAACCAGAGGAGGTTTCTCTGTCTCAGAgcacagaggagaaagggaggaataGCTAGAGTGGGAGGTATTGTGAGGTTTTGGTCATAAAGCGCAGAAATCCTACTCacactctccctgtctcttcctccctctctctctgtctctctgctgcgtGTGCCTTGCTTGCTGCTGATTCTCTGGCAGCACATTGTACACTCTGCTGCCGGGACTGTAGGGGGATATATAAGGGGCCAGTGGAGGGGGTGGATCCAGGGAGAGGAAAGTGGGCGGAACAAAGCCTCCGATTGGCCGCAGCACATGTGATGTCAAAGACCGGGGCAGGGAGGAATGGGGAGTGGTGGGAGAACAGGAagcgggaggagagaagaggaagggggaagggggaagggggaagggagaagaggagaagaacagtttAACTGCTCCCTCTCCGCCtcgtctctctccatccttcctctcctttattcTCTTTTTTATCTCCACGCGGTAGAGAGTTAAAGTATCCCCTGGAGAATAGAAGACACACCTACTGCTATGTTTTCTGCAGCGAGGGGAGCACGATTCTGCCAGGATTCAACTATAGAAAAGATACAAGCAGAATGAGGTAGTGATAGCGATTCTGTTTGatcagagtagagagaggaaggggagtgtttggagcgtctgccacctctctctctcacacacacctcgcCACAACGGCACAGCTGTATCACGCTCGACATACTAATTATACAACAACGGCATTCCCACTGCACTCTGCCACAACACAGaggcacctcacacacacacacagaatcattTAGAAACACATTCACAGACACATACAGTCCATATGAAAACCTATATTTATACCAACAAGATATCACAGTCGGACTTCATGCCCCAACGTCCTTGGACAAACGTTTATTTTTGACGAGTAAACTGACTTCATCTCCCAACGTTCTGTGACAAACTTGTTAAATTTAGGCACACAGAAACAACTTGTGTGAAGTGTAGGTATTCATTCTGACTGGGTTAATTAGGGGTGAAGGTTTGGGATGAAACAGAGACAACTCTGACTGGGCTTGGTGTATTGTTGTGGACGGATGGTGGAGTGGCGTCTGCTCTGTAGACTGTGAGTTCAATCCCAGTGCAGGGCTCTTGGGCTGGTTTTGACAGTGTCTCCCGACATCCAGTGGACCTGCACAAACGTCGAATTTCGCCTTGGATCTGGAGTGATCCTTCTGATTTATACACAGATGCACGTAATAGCAAACACACTCAGcgcccattcctcctcctcctccgcccaCACACACGACGCAGcatccattcctcctcctccacacacacgtacacaaagCCTCCTGCCAAATGGCTAAATGGGATAAAGGCTACGTATGGATGACAGAGAGGCTAATCCCCTCTATACCACCAGGACCAGCCTCCGGAGCCTTCAGCCTCTCTTCAAATTAAATCAACCCAGACAGCTCTGCCTCCCTAAGTCCTCTCCCAGCTCACCTAAACCCAGTTACAGAAAGATGCTTCACTAGGGACTACTGGTGGGTAAGGCTCTACTGGGATGACATTCTAACCAGTTTGAATGTTGTTTCATTTAGAATGCACGCTCATGGGATGACTAGAAGACTGATTGGAATAATACATTGAACTCTATGGGATGGTATATATTCATTCAACTATGAATATTGTAAGCATGATTTTAATGAATGATTAGCACAGATagtagttttgtgtgtgtgtgtgtgtgctccttgaTATGCAGGAGAAATGACAGTGTCATTTTAACTAAATAAACCATGCCATGCTAATCAGGAATGTCTCGTCTACAAAGAGCCACGCCATATGGTCCCAGACGCCTCCTCCATTGTGAACATGCTTATttgtgcacagtgtgtgtgtgtgtgtgtgtgtgtgtgtgtgtgtgtgtgtgtgtgtgtgtgtacagttgaagttggaagtttacatacaccttagccaaatacatttaaactcagtttttcacaattcctgacatataatcctagtaaaaattccccgtcttaggtcagttaggatcaccacttaaatttaataatgtgaaatgtcagaataatagtagagagaatgagttatttcagcttttatttctttcatcacattcccagtgggccagaagttgacatacactcaattagtatttggtagcattgcctttatattgcttaacttgggtcaaatgttatgggtagcctttcacaagcttcccacaataagttgggtgaattttgccccattcctcctgacagagctggtgtaactgagtcaggtttgtaggcttccttgcttgcacaagctttttcagttctgcccacaaatgttctataggattgaggtcagggctttgtgatggccactccaataccttgactttgttgtccttaagccattttgacaatTTTGGgagtatgcttcgggtcattgtccatttggatgaccaagctttaacttcctgactgatgtcttgagatgttgcttcaatatagcaataacattttcctccctcatgatgccatctattttgtgaagtgcaccagtccctcctgcagaaaaacacccctacaacatgatgctgccacccccgtgcttcacggttgggatggtgttcttcggcttgcaagcctccccctttttcctccaaacataacgacggtcattatggccaaacatttctatttttgtttcatcagatcagaggacatttctccaaaaagtacaatttttgtccccatgtgcagttgcaaaccgtagtcttgcttttttattgtggttttggagcagtggcttcttccttgctgagcggcctttcaggttatgtcgatataggactcgttttactgtggatatagatacttttgtacctgtttcctccagcatcttcacaaggtcctttgctgttgttctgggattgatttgcacttttcggaaccaaagtacgttcaactctaggagaccgaactcgtctccttcctgagcggtatgatgacggtgtttatacttgcgtactattgtttgtacagatgaatgtggtaccttcaggcgtttggaaattgctcccaaggatgaaccagacttgtggaggtcaaaaaaaggtattttgattttcccatgatgtcaagcaaagaggcactgagtttgaaggtaggccttgaaatacatccacaggtacacctccaattgactcaaattatgtcaattagcctatcagaagctggaattttccaagctgtttgaaggcacagtcaacttagtgtttgtaaacttctgacccactggaattgtgatacagtgaattataagtgaaataatctgtcgatTATTGTTGATGAGAACCAGTTCATAGACAGGGGGATAACTAGTTATTGATGTCAGCCATTGATGAGAACCAGTTCATAGACAGGGGGATAACTAGTTATTGATGTCAGCCATTGAAGAGGGCCAGTTCATAGACAGGGGGATAACTGATTATTGATGTCAGCCATTGAATAGAAGTCCAGCTACATTCTTTACCTCTCATGTCTGGCGGCAGATTAACAAAATATCCTACCAGACTACCAGAGAGGCGGAGGGCGTCACCCAAAACCATAGAAATAAAACTAATTCTATGGTCacaatcacaggaggttggtggctccTTAATTGGGGGGGACGGTCTTGTGGTAGCGGCTGGAGTGCAATGGGTgggatggtatcaaatacatcaaacacatggttttcatgtgtctgatgccattccattcgctctgttACAGCCATTATTCTGAGGCgtcctccactcagcagcctccactggtcacaACAACCTGAAGGGGGTTTACTGAGGGATCAGGGGACCGTCAAAGACCTATTAGTATTATTTATTTACCAAAACTCCTTGGTTTCAACATAAACAAAGAGAGTTGTGGAATATATTTTCCTCCATAGTCTGAAAGGAAATAAGAGGACATGGGAATAgatccccccctccacacacacacacacacacacacacacacacacacacacacacacacacacacacacacacacacacacacacacacacacacacacacacacacacacacacacacacacacacacacaatgacaagaCTGAACCGTTATTAAGATGTTCCTCCTGCCCTCCATTGAAAAGCTCTCTGTGACGGAGTAAactgacacacacaggcagggtGGTCAGGGAGGAAATCAAATAATAAACATTGCTGGAGGGGTAATTGATGAAACAGCGTGACTCAACACTAGCTGCCTGCTGTAACTGAATACCAACAGAGAAAGAAATACAGGAGatttaggaggagaggagggggatggatggggggagagaagggCCGGGGGCGTCAGagaagagtgggagggagaggagaaagaaggcTCAATGAAAAGCGAGGTGGATTCTTGGTAACGCAGCATGGTTTCTGTGGTTGTGTACTTGGACACGGCAGCTTATAAAGCACTATAGGTTTTGTACATCTGCCCCCCCCATTCAAATTACAGAGAGGATGGACAGATTAAAGGACCAGGTGGAGAAAGAATAGAGTAGAGGAGAATTAAATTCAAACAACTTCAGTTGTCCCCTTGCTAAAATTACTAAAAGGAAAAgcaagagggagtgagagaaagataaCAGTTGAGTAAGAGGACTATAGAACAGTTACACAGAAAACTTAAACGTTTATTTATTTTGTTACTATTTTTCCTTCAAATTTAAGCTACATTTGTTTGTTGGTTAAGAGCAAGTAAGcaatgtgactaatacaatttaattccaccacttttcaacctcattttcattatctccagcacaataccagtttCTAAGTTTTGTAGTGAAAATATACAGTAAAGTGTAACAGTTCTACCCGATGGCAACAAAagaaacagtgattttcaaacactatgaGATTGGCAGTGACGTGGGGAGCAAGAAAATACCCTGAACTGGCCAGAAACGAGTTGTTTTTCTTACATTTAATCCCTGTGAAgtcacagagaagcattttttAAGAACTTTTATCTTtttaatcacagaaatgcatgttgacactggtatggtgctgaAAAGAATGAATTTGAGGTTGAAAAGTTGCAGAATTGCCCTTTACGTAAAGACTAGGACATTGCTGAAAATGGTTCAGTTGTCTGAAGCATACATACGTATGTCACCTGGGCGGGACTTGTGTCAGGCAAACGGGAACACAGGAAGGCTGAGTTGCGTGAGCTCACCGGGACCTCTGTGTGTTGCAAATTTATGTTGACATTATTAATGCCTGCCGCTTAGTACTTTCCTGTCTCCCCTCTTCACATGCCCTGGCCTAAACTGAGACAAGCTCTTATCAAGACAGAATCCTCCCTTTTGCTGGGATTCCAGCCCTTCCCGCACAGGGACTGGCAACCGCAATTATACAGACACATAGTGAATTTTTACTCAATAAAACGGTATTTATCCCCTCAGGGGC
The sequence above is a segment of the Salvelinus alpinus chromosome 1, SLU_Salpinus.1, whole genome shotgun sequence genome. Coding sequences within it:
- the LOC139571677 gene encoding transmembrane protein 100, whose product is MGCTTGKLACQPPPQPPGALAPGQDNQALSQLEAHGPKVPEVLSSLERLSQATGGMEKSWYRCIFPFGIISLVIGVSGTAVTYTYNDLPLTKVVTVVLLIAGLVLTLTAAACWTVHKRKKRKKKERASGAGGGSSFTSEQFPL